tttgtgattttttcaaatttttcaaacatgagcagtttgaaaaaaagttcaacttcaaaaataattttaattttttaaacaaccttTTCTAGACTGTCGTaatgtttttgtgaatttttccattctttaaatATTAGTGGATCTTAAAAAAAGGTCAACTTCTGAAATATGTTTATGagtcccaagtaacatttttttccaggagttctacaaaagctcttcaagataactacagcatagcagtttgaaccgcggtaggataaaactctcttcaaatacttttccaaactcctgaagaagttttgaagagaattttatcctaccgcggtccaaactgctatgctgtagctatcttgaagagctcttgtagaactcctggaaaaaaatgttacttggggttTCTATTTAACTTTTGAAACTTATCGTTGCaagttttctttcttctttaAACCTTTCCTTTTCAATATTTATGCGTTTAGGctcacatcatttttttttatttaaaaaatagacctTTCCtaggattagttttcaaaaagacgtaagagccattgcGAAACCAAGTCATTTttacatcggtattcgacctacttacgtaaaaccaatttcaaaaaaagtagaGATTGATTATCTGCACTTCTTTCAATCGcccttaacggtacacatcaaccaaagcttttgcacccagattcctgttgcagacattttagtatcttcaatattacgggaactatcgatataattttttattcatccccaaaataactgtcttcgtagttatttacaacaaagtttgactatttttacaatcagattcttgcaggattgggtccgtaagtttgacaattttggaataagaagacaacaacttccttggttgctgtgcacccttaacttaaaacaaatgaaatattgtttattcaattcaattcaatttgtttttatgagtaaataatcaattcacaatttcgtaattcttataacctaatagagttttggagaacctttcaactatgatttgtactatatttttcattttgatgtaattggatatactaaaaatggatttgccaagagaaggaaaaattatttaaaaaaaaccttcgtgaaatattgtttaaatttggagaaaaacgaaaattagtgccgGAGGTCACGATGGCGCTtccggctttttgaaaactcacctgAGTTTTGCCCTTTTGACGTTTTGTAtgttcgaccttttgtccactttggACCTTTTgaccattcgaccttttgacatttaaccttttgtcatacattcgcttcaaaaatactttttttatgtttctcatGGTTTCCATAGTATTTTTTAGAAGCGTAGCTATGAATACAGTTTTacaactttttgtttttatttgatggATTTGCCATGATTTATCTCCCATATCTGAGTACCAggggaaaaaaagtttaattgagtcatcattttgcatcgttttgTTAACTGATAAATTGAAACATAACATATATCAAATCGACCGTGCATTTTTTtaaccgcagagatgattcttTGAATTGGGTTGAGCTTGAGCATGAATGGTTAAATGTGTatacaattttctaaaaaggGTCCACATGGTTCATGGATGGTCTCTATGCTTAAGTACTTTAAATCGTCTGTTTGCATGTTAAAATATTCTtaaccaattttaaaaatataatattcgTTCCAAAGACTCTGAGGCTCTCATTTCAAACAAATGACCACAATACATTTTGTCAGATTGGTTTTGGTTTAAACCCAGCATGCAGATTTTCAGATTTGTTCATCATTTCGtttcaaaactaataaaaaatactCCATAGTTCCTTTCATTCGGTAACAATGAAAAACTTTGTCAGCTGGACAGAAAATGATTGACGTGTTTGCTTGCAGAAAATTCCAATTTATCCTTTTCCcttgtcacacacacacaccaaaccgcaaacaacattgaaaattgaagtcCGTCCGTTGTGAAAAGGTAAACACCTGATCACGGACGGTTCGCCACTTTCCCTTCAGGACACCACCAGAGAAAATTTCCACTGCAATTTTCGCATCAAATAAAAGCACCCTTTCCTGGCGAAAATGCTGTTGCCGACCAGCAACGCAACTGGCAAAAGGACGATAGTCACGGACTCAATTTCCAccctcacacaaaatcacttaaaGTTGTGGGTGGTTGTGGGTGGGTGGATGGGCTGGAGGGTACTTAAAAATACCACCATGGCAATGGGCGGCACCGTTGCTGGTTAGTGCGAGAGATTGCGTAGGCGGCTCGAGTTCAGACAGCACCGTCCAGATGGCACAAAAAAGCGAAAGTTTTTCCTTCGGGGCGGATCTCTGCTGAAGAGGGTGTCCCTTTTTTTGCTGCCTTTGAGATGCATCCGGAGATTTCTGATTATGACAtcagcacaaaaaaaacacgccGACTGGATAAGAGTAAATTGAAATTGGGTGCGGAAAAAGATTACAGCTTTTCAATGATGATAAAACACCAGTAAGGAAATCCACGGGAAAATCGCacttaaattctgaaaaagtAATTGAAAAGTAAACTGTTGTTACTGCTGCGTAGAAAGAGCGTAACATATTTCCACGAATGTCAACTCAAACAGATCGCATCGCAGTCGCAATGAATTGCACCGCCGAAGATTAATCAATCTGTCCTGAAAGCGGACCCGATTGGATTGTGCCCCTCGGATATATTTGCTCTGACGTACACCGCACTGGGTGCAGAGCATGGAATATGCTGCTTCGTTCAGGAAACAGTACTTATTCCTGATAAACGACCATTATCGATTTCTTCCGCCAAGAGCAAAGGCAGAAAAACATCCAGCAGAATGACGCCGAACGTCGAACGACGCTGTCTGCCGTTTTATGGCAAAGTGGAGTAGACGCCACTTTGGTCGTTTCgtgcatcgaaaaaaaaatagtaagaatgTATTCTTCATCAGGATGGCATTTACGTCACTTTCCAGCTTGAACCAAACCAGTCCGCGTCCTTTTTCTGGAGCCGGACGGCTGgccgctggtgctgctgctgctgctgccggcagGACTGGCCAGCAGGGCAACGAAGAGGGTAtaatttctcaagattattgGAAATTGTGCTGCACATGCCTTCGGGAAAGTGGTCGTGGGGTTGATTTTCCCTCGGCGGGGTCTTATATTGTCATTTTTCTTTGTGGCATTACAAGGCATATGGAAAAGAGAGAATCAAATAATCACTTCATTACGtgcattttttgttgaattctgGGGCGAAGGAGATGGTTGCaagattgaaaatattcaacGTGAACTTGATTTTGGTTGTAGTGTATGGTATCATGATTTTAGTataccaagtttttttttcttttgtagtataggaaaattgtttattctttgaaaataaaagtgTACCCGAGGGAAAAAGCGTTTGGGTAGAGGATTCATAAGACTCcaggaaatttaattaaaaaatgattgaaatttaagatatttttttgaaaaaaatgttgtaaaacgCAGATGAACAAATAATCAAAGTTTCATCAAAGTTTTcatcataaaataatttattttgttaaagatAAAAGGGTTTTAACAATATGCTCTGAAATGCAGCGCccctaaattttcaattttcaaccacTAGAGAAACCAGCCACCGATATCAAATAAACAAAGAATACATTGGAAACCTTACTCAAAATCAGAGATGATACttgaagtaattttaaaaagttcaataaaaagaaatttatttattttttgcgaaaaatgcgAATGCACAATTAAGGAGAAGCCAGAAATAATTATCGAGGAtgttctgtattaaattcaatgaaatgATAATCTGAACAAAAATGAATCAGCAAAGGGCcagttagggtggtccaaatccgggctttctcggggttaccccctgaaatcaaagattgacccatcactaggctaaattccaaatttgagctcattctgacccctccctctaatcgcttgatgTTTGTATGGgcaaaaacgtcaaaatgtatggagaaaaggatctgtttcagtttttttacctgtggagggcgcGTCTAATCTTTATCAATCATTATCAATCCTcagatgtagaaccttcattcaattttgaacaactttcctgaagacacacttatttttaggaatttttgctaaaaagtttttagcttctgaaaatgaccatttttgcgcggccggGTCAAAGGGGCTACGAagaaacaataatttttaaatttaggtgCGTGCTCGCTTGCCTGACTGCCTGTCTGGCATTGCTCCTGTTACGTTGTCCCTTTGAGCCAGCCGCACAGATATGGTCATTTTTAGAAGCTAATAACTTTCAgcgaaaaatcctaaaaatatggtgtcttcggaaaagttgttttgaatttATAGAAGATCTTAAATCTGAGAACTGATTATGATTGGACGACTATTGCGTCCTTAACagataaaaaattgaaacagctgcgtttttccatgtattttgacgatttttcccatacaaacttcaagcgatcagagggaggggttcccatggtcagaatgagctcgaATTTGGAATTTAGATGGCTCAATCTTTGTTTCCAGGGGGTAGCCTCtagaaagcccggatttggaccaccctagtgccAGTTATACCCATCTTGGATTACCTATACAGCAGTTACATAAGAAAGtcaacaataaaatttaattggatCGATGTGGCTAAACATTGGACtagagtagagcgtccaatttcccgtcccggaaaaaaaatcccgggaattcccagaacaatttttttttcgtttcccggaaaatttgtaaattttccgggaattcccgaaatttaagcggaagtatacattttcctagcTTCTTAGcacatttctttttaatttacaaaaaataataatcaaaaaactcaaaatttcttttattcaattcaatttactgttcttatAACTTATCAGTTCATCTGAAAACTTCATATCAATCTATATTTTAGATAATATTAGTTAAGCTTTCACAACTGGGATCTTGAAATTAACTATTCAAATTCAGGGtacttttttaaacgaaaattgttgttatatcatCTGAAAATAAGGTACCTCTTTTTACCAAGATTAAAATGAAGTTTTTCCACGATTATGTTTACCATGgcaaaattggatgaaaattgaaaaaaatatcatttgatgTCTCAAAGAGGGCTGTGcaagaagaatttgtttaatttgtttaaaagtgcgTAAGCGTAAGCGGTTTTAATATGAAATAGCGTCTAAACTTCTTTTATTGCTTTGATAATTCTTTTAGCCGAAGTCATTTAATAagttgaatcattaaaaaactacTTAATATTATATAGAAGGtgtccaaaaaatatttcaaaatctagctccaaatatttgaaaactttgagttgcgattccataaaaaatatatttcaagtgaaaaggCAGTTTTGTAGGtgaattcaatgcttatctatttattcatgagctcaaaCAAGTAagatttgttatggaaaaaagaTTTGGCAACAAATCCATATTttcttcatgatttttttttatttcaacgtcgtctcaatattattctttatcatgTTCCCTCAAACTGTTCACAGAGCCATaattaatagcaattttatggttttgaGCATGGTTTCATTATACTCGCTGTCCAAACACAATGATTAGATAAATAATAatgcacaaaaaatattaatgattaTTTATAGTGTGTTGTATGAATTGCAAGACAGCCTATAAATTaagaatatttatatattttcttgaatttttttatctaCAATCGGTTAACGCATTTATTGCCCTCGcactaattttgatcatttatgttgctattttatacaattttgttgaagaatattaatcagaaccaaaatcagaaaattcttcaataaatttaaaatttctcgggatttcccgggaaatttgttaaaaatttcccgtttttcGGGAAgtctgtaaccccgggaaattggacgctctagagaggttctttggcccaaataataGGACCTGCGTTATTTAGACCATTAGCGTGATCCGATAcattgcaattttcgtcgattttgcaaaaaaaaaaacaattttaaccgattttagctcTCTTGAACTTGGCATGAAGGAGTTTAGTTGGACTTTCAAGGAAAAATGGTttctaatttcaaaaatctagcctcgGTTAAACTCGTTGGATAACTGTAGGCTcgtactgaaaaaatcctctttttgcaacttgttgcataaactactattatagcATATATACAAGTACTaaaaagttcatcttttcagcacttatcgATACAGGTGATGAAATTCTCCATTGCACgtgggaatgtttttttttcaggaattttgcAAGATAATTTATGTAtaccctaaaagagcactcagcttgcaaaatctaaacttagaaatatgtaccctccctgtaatggcttatgaattgatctcagttgaaaggttctccaaatctctaaaTTGCAAATGTAGCATCCTAGGGCAGAACTGTTAAACTGTAATAAAcacctattgaaaaaataataataatgtatgTATATATTGAGAGTATCAGCataaatcttatctaatctaatctaaaataatcaaatctaatctaaccctcgcaatcaatcattcaagggcattaaaattaattttgggtAGATTTACGCCTTGCATCTTTTTACGATTATTGCCAATTGCAATgcattaaaaaatcacaaacgttaaagcggccaagcCTACCGCGTAAAGCAAACCGctgagatgattcgttgaattggattgggttagagcacgaatgttcaaacaacaatacattTCTGAATTTACAGAGGAGGAAGAAACTTGAGAGATTTATCTACTAGCTAGCAAAGgggctatccataaaccacgtgaacacttttttttaattttcagatatttttttgcgTTTGTTATGAATGTTGTGATACTCTTTGCGTATACATTTTGAGAATCatacttgaaattttaaattatttttgtatgacttACTGACGTGCAAATTGTTAAATTACATAGCCTCTCATATTTGATGTCAAGTTTCATGATctgaaatctttaaaaaggTGAAACATcgaaacaacaacacaacacaacatatCAATTCAAAGACGTAGCAAATATCAAAGTTATGTTTACATAAACAAAAATCTCACTATTTAacaataaaattgtttgaagaattaaattcaaactttttttatttgacataaATTATGTGGGGAAATATTTAAcccattttaaaaatgtgttatttagtcataggaaaggcccttAAAAAGTTGTGAccattaaaacaaaacaaaatttttatcttATGAAATCGGCACCTTGATAAAGAACTTTGAGGAcaaagttttgttaaaaatcggagaataaaaataaacaaagctcAAATGAACTTTAAACCAATGTTTAGTAGATAAAAGattgctgaaattttctgaaaatttacaaAGTATTCGATTGCTCCTTAAAATTAAGTTCTAGactaattaaattcttaaatgactAAAAAATAATACCTAGAAGCTTcacattagaaatgagaacataGAAGAATTTTAACAACAACGCAAACAGTCGTTACCACTGGCTCCTTAGACCATCAACCTTCCCAAAAACTGTCCAACTCCAAGTGAAACTTACTTAAGAACACCGCAGAGAATTTCCCTTTATCCTCTTTAAAATTTCCGtcttctaaatttcaaatttgtatacCCTGGTGtgtggtggagatgggagctgccggcaatggacggcggTCAAGGTGTTGAGACTCTGGTTTAGGTGGAATTAGTTTTACTCCCAATTATCAACTCCTAtgcaatttggacttaaataaTCACCATTTTGCATAAATCACCGTATCCAAGCAAAGcggatttcataaaaattacaaaGTATTAGGAAttagttatttaaaaacaccAACATTTTAGAAAACTTCATTGATTTTTATATTCTTCAACACTGCGATAGCTGAAagctatgatatttttttcgagttcTAATCCGTACCATTTTCCCCTTTTGCAGAAGAAAATGACGAGTACTCGAGTACCGCGGCGCCAACGAAGGGCGAGGCGGAAAAGATCAGCGAGAAGGCGGCGGAAATCACCGAGGCCCTGGCACACGAAATGGGCATCCCGACGTGGGGCCTCGTgtccatcatcatcgtcgtctgcCTGATCATCCTCGGCATCTGCGGCTTCTGCATCCGCCGGTGCTTCCGCAAGAGACGCTCCAAAGACGGCAAGAAGGGCATGAAAGGAGTCGACCTAAAATCGGTACAATTATTAGGTTCAGCATACAAAGAAAAGGTATTCAGTAGAATCTCATTCATTAAATCTGTGTCAGTGTACAGGTGCATTGTAATATGTGCGTTCACTAAAACTAACCAAATACCAACTGCCAAAgcctgcaaaaaaaatgtctgcaaaccaaaaccaaaaaaaaaaactgttgtatttgttgtaaaaCCCTCTTTTAAAGCTGAACCAATCTAGATGCTACATATTTATTATATATACTACTATTAGAGTACTGTtctttttcgatgtttagtagaTGTCCCACCTGTTCCATCGCTGAGCGGGAGATCTCAGCAGGGCAAGCCAAGCtacattttcctattttcttgCTTCTACTCCTTGCACCAAATCACCACATCAAACCAACTACACACCCATAAAACTCCTAGGTTCAACCCGACATGGAAGAACTGACCGAGAATGCCGAGGAGAACGACGAGGGGGAGAGCAAGCAGAGCGAGCAGAAGCTGGGCAAAGTCCAGTACAAGGTATTGCGCGAGATCGCCGTGGGATTTGTGTGATGttctgatttgtttttgttttttttctttttagctTGAATACGACTTCAACGCGAACGCCTTGACCGTGACCGTGATCCAGGCGGAGGAGCTGCCCGCCCTGGACATGGGAGGCACTTCCGATCCGTACGTCAAAGTCTACCTGCTGCCGGATAAGAAGAAAAAGTTCGAAACCAAAGTCCACAGGAAAACCCTCAATCCGGTATTTAACGAATCGTTCACATTCAAGGTGAGTCCAGCTTTTTTCCGGAACCTTTTTCGGTGTCTTTGTCGTTTTGTCCTCTATCTCTCTGTTTCTACGTCGCGTTTTCTTATGGGTTTCCCCGTTTTCTGATCACCTTCTTCCATACAAAACTTTGATCACGGTTTTTCGCGCGACCGGAAAAGGGTCGAAATCGGCGATGGCTTTCGACCCTTTCCCGTTTTGATGCACTCTTTTTAGTTTCCACACGAGAtccttcatttttcgagcatttTCCATGATATTCCAGCATTCAGACTTTATAAAACCTTTACGAACTACTCTTTCCGTCAGGTACACTTTAACAGAGCAGCTCTCTCAGATATTCTTacagagaaaaaaagaaaaagtctAACAGTTCTGAATTACCCCCCTTCAAATCTCTAGGCCATAGAACAAATACACTCCGTCTGTCTATTATGTGTGTGGTAAACTAACTGCTGTGTGTATACTAACTATATGTGTGTTAAGTCTGTCCCGTTGATTCAAGGATCAAGCTAATCATAACTTTTTTGGCtttattttctctctctctcgataCTCTCCACGAACGCAGAGCCTTCCATATGCCGACGCAATGAACAAAACGCTGGTGTTTGCCATCTTCGACTTTGATCGATTCTCGAAGCACGACCAGATCGGCGAGGTCAAAGTGCCCCTCTGCCAGATCGATTTGGCCCAAACCATCGAGGAGTGGCGAGAACTGCAGAGCGTCGAGGGCGAAGGCGGTCAGGTACGTCATCGGTTTCGATTCCGGGTCAGGCTCGTCTACCCGattatttttgacttttttttcttttttattttgtgttccTACCGGGTTGTACCCCCGGGACTACTCTGAAGAACTTGCACCACCACACACAATACCACCAACCAACAGTTTAgaagaacattaaaaaaaaaatcagtgcttTTGAACGGTTCACCCCTTCAGAAATGTTTCGAACATTACACACAGTCTTACGATTTTCCACCCCTTCTACGAAGATTTGTGATGAAGAACTAAACAACTAAACCGACGTTTGAAGCAAGTGATCAAAGACACTGAGAcacaactctctctctctcttacttGAGCAGAAAGGCTAGACTTTGTCGCGAAATCGCCCCACAGGAAAGCAGACAACAAATGCTTTCGACTTGGCGCATTTAACTATCGTTAAAGAGATCGATTCCAGTAACGTACACCCAGTTCAAATCCTATTCATTTTTATAATCTATTCGACTATAAATCGCGATAATTTTCCATGGTATTATATATGATTATAGGCTATGATACTAGACTCGAGGAGATTTGTTACTTTTCTTTCCTTTCTATATCTTATTACATTTCATACTTCATATATTTGCTTACATGTTAGTATATTTTCCTTTCTATTTGACGTGGAAGTATAaactataattttattttccaaCAATAAATAAGTCTCTAATATTCTCATTCATAATAACTTTACTCTCTTTAGTTGATGGTCTTCAACGAACGGCTTTAAACTGTTTTCAATTACTTTCGTTTCTATCCAATATATATCACTGTTTCTGTTGATTGGAAGTAATCTCTAATTACCGaatgtatgaagacttgtatttATAACGCAACAAAAGTCATAGGATTGattagttttccaaaaaaaaaacttgctatcTATCTCTTCCAGCATCCTCAAATCATTGCATGGGGTCACTTTTTGCTACCAGAAGAGAGGGACACAATACTGTTCCACCAGAATaagtttcgcaaaaaaaacataaaactcaaaattgtGTGGAACAGTATGAACCCACTTGCtccaccaccgccgccgccacccAAGTCACGCGCGCCTCTGC
The sequence above is a segment of the Culex pipiens pallens isolate TS unplaced genomic scaffold, TS_CPP_V2 Cpp_Un0001, whole genome shotgun sequence genome. Coding sequences within it:
- the LOC120417307 gene encoding synaptotagmin 1-like isoform X2, yielding MAPGLKIWKREAEAETDAAKLSEAATTLATKIFGHKHHRTTTESTELETEENDEYSSTAAPTKGEAEKISEKAAEITEALAHEMGIPTWGLVSIIIVVCLIILGICGFCIRRCFRKRRSKDGKKGMKGVDLKSVQLLGSAYKEKVQPDMEELTENAEENDEGESKQSEQKLGKVQYKLEYDFNANALTVTVIQAEELPALDMGGTSDPYVKVYLLPDKKKKFETKVHRKTLNPVFNESFTFKSLPYADAMNKTLVFAIFDFDRFSKHDQIGEVKVPLCQIDLAQTIEEWRELQSVEGEGGQLGDICFSLRYVPTAGKLTVVILEAKNLKKMDVGGLSDPYVKIALMQNGKRLKKKKTSIKKCTLNPYYNESFSFEVPFEQIQKVNLVVTVVDYDRIGTSEPIGKAVLGYNATGTELRHWSDMLASPRRPIAQWHTLKDPEDDKKD
- the LOC120417307 gene encoding synaptotagmin 1-like isoform X1 gives rise to the protein MAPGLKIWKREAEAETDAAKLSEAATTLATKIFGHKHHRTTTESTELETEENDEYSSTAAPTKGEAEKISEKAAEITEALAHEMGIPTWGLVSIIIVVCLIILGICGFCIRRCFRKRRSKDGKKGMKGVDLKSVQLLGSAYKEKVQPDMEELTENAEENDEGESKQSEQKLGKVQYKLEYDFNANALTVTVIQAEELPALDMGGTSDPYVKVYLLPDKKKKFETKVHRKTLNPVFNESFTFKSLPYADAMNKTLVFAIFDFDRFSKHDQIGEVKVPLCQIDLAQTIEEWRELQSVEGEGGQDNKLGDICFSLRYVPTAGKLTVVILEAKNLKKMDVGGLSDPYVKIALMQNGKRLKKKKTSIKKCTLNPYYNESFSFEVPFEQIQKVNLVVTVVDYDRIGTSEPIGKAVLGYNATGTELRHWSDMLASPRRPIAQWHTLKDPEDDKKD
- the LOC120417307 gene encoding synaptotagmin 1-like isoform X3 produces the protein MAPGLKIWKREAEAETDAAKLSEAATTLATKIFGHKHHRTTTESTELETEENDEYSSTAAPTKGEAEKISEKAAEITEALAHEMGIPTWGLVSIIIVVCLIILGICGFCIRRCFRKRRSKDGKKGMKGVDLKSVQPDMEELTENAEENDEGESKQSEQKLGKVQYKLEYDFNANALTVTVIQAEELPALDMGGTSDPYVKVYLLPDKKKKFETKVHRKTLNPVFNESFTFKSLPYADAMNKTLVFAIFDFDRFSKHDQIGEVKVPLCQIDLAQTIEEWRELQSVEGEGGQDNKLGDICFSLRYVPTAGKLTVVILEAKNLKKMDVGGLSDPYVKIALMQNGKRLKKKKTSIKKCTLNPYYNESFSFEVPFEQIQKVNLVVTVVDYDRIGTSEPIGKAVLGYNATGTELRHWSDMLASPRRPIAQWHTLKDPEDDKKD